One stretch of Gloeocapsa sp. PCC 73106 DNA includes these proteins:
- a CDS encoding GFA family protein, producing the protein MTGTCLCGGIEFEVEAIPGMVFNCHCTRCQKSHGAAFATQAFAIRKTLIFKKGQELLQEYESTGGIRAFCRNCGSRLMNYALYGGEYLSVAVTCLAESNQIQPVAHCFTDNKLTWHNLSDQLPRYPGLPDNL; encoded by the coding sequence ATGACGGGAACTTGTCTTTGTGGTGGAATTGAATTTGAAGTAGAAGCGATACCCGGTATGGTTTTTAACTGTCATTGTACTCGTTGCCAAAAATCTCATGGCGCGGCTTTCGCGACTCAAGCTTTTGCTATTCGCAAGACTTTGATTTTTAAAAAAGGTCAAGAGTTACTGCAAGAATACGAATCTACCGGGGGTATTAGGGCTTTTTGTCGCAACTGTGGCTCTCGTCTGATGAACTACGCTCTTTATGGAGGAGAGTATTTGAGTGTTGCTGTAACTTGCTTAGCAGAAAGTAATCAAATTCAACCAGTAGCCCACTGTTTTACCGACAATAAATTAACTTGGCATAATTTGTCCGATCAGCTTCCTCGCTACCCTGGTTTACCCGATAACCTCTGA
- the argS gene encoding arginine--tRNA ligase translates to MIRELNDRFTQALIKAFGAEIIPSEPLVVAASNPRFGDYQCNVSLSLTKVLGENPRAIALQIIEQLQITDICLPPEIAGPGFINLTLQPDYISDKLLNIYQDQEHLGIELAQPRERIIVDFSSPNIAKEMHVGHLRSTIIGDCIARILEFRGHQVLRLNHVGDWGTQFGMLIAYLREAYPEALVKKDALLLGDLVTFYKQAKLRFDQDEAFGEIARQEVVKLQSGNEESRRAWELLCEQSRREFQVIYDLLDITIVERGESFYNPYLAEIVAALDAKGLLTTDDGAKCVFLTGFTNKQGDPLPLIVQKSDGGYNYATTDLAAIKYRTEKDGAQKIIYVTDIGQSNHFAQVFQIAQRAGFLPPEVKVIHVPFGLVLGEDGKKVKTRSGDTIRLRDLLDEAIARARQDLITRLSQEERTETEAFITEVAQVIGISAVKYADLSQNRTSNYVFSYDKMLALQGNTAPYLLYAYVRVQGIIRKGNIDFQEIENNLQILLDSTAEQSLAKHILQFNDLIQEVEIELLPNRLSQYLFELSQKFNQFYDQCPILQATESLRISRLILAELTARTLKLGLSLLGISVLNRL, encoded by the coding sequence ATGATTAGAGAATTAAACGATCGTTTCACACAAGCTTTAATTAAAGCCTTTGGCGCAGAAATAATCCCCTCAGAGCCCTTAGTAGTAGCAGCGAGTAACCCCCGCTTTGGCGATTATCAGTGCAACGTCTCTTTGTCTTTAACGAAGGTACTGGGAGAAAATCCTAGGGCGATCGCTCTGCAAATTATCGAACAATTACAAATTACAGATATTTGTCTCCCCCCAGAAATCGCCGGTCCCGGATTTATCAACTTAACACTTCAACCTGACTATATCTCCGACAAATTACTCAATATATATCAAGATCAAGAACATTTAGGGATAGAATTAGCCCAGCCTAGAGAGCGCATTATTGTAGATTTTTCCAGCCCTAATATCGCTAAAGAGATGCACGTGGGACATTTGCGCTCCACGATTATCGGCGATTGCATAGCCCGCATCTTAGAATTTAGAGGTCATCAGGTACTCCGTCTAAATCATGTGGGCGATTGGGGGACTCAATTTGGAATGCTGATCGCCTATCTCCGAGAAGCTTATCCGGAAGCTTTAGTCAAAAAAGACGCCCTACTCCTAGGGGATTTAGTGACTTTCTACAAACAGGCTAAATTACGCTTCGATCAAGATGAAGCCTTCGGGGAAATAGCACGTCAAGAAGTCGTTAAGTTACAATCGGGCAATGAAGAAAGTCGTCGCGCTTGGGAATTACTCTGTGAACAATCTCGTCGAGAATTTCAAGTTATCTACGATTTACTCGATATCACTATAGTAGAAAGGGGCGAATCATTTTATAACCCCTATTTAGCAGAAATCGTCGCAGCATTAGACGCTAAAGGCTTATTAACCACCGACGACGGCGCTAAGTGCGTCTTTTTAACGGGATTTACCAATAAGCAGGGCGATCCCCTACCTCTAATCGTTCAGAAATCAGACGGGGGTTACAATTACGCCACCACCGATTTAGCCGCTATTAAGTATCGCACCGAAAAAGATGGCGCTCAGAAAATTATCTATGTAACTGATATAGGACAGTCGAATCACTTCGCTCAAGTCTTCCAAATAGCCCAAAGAGCAGGCTTTCTCCCCCCAGAGGTAAAAGTCATCCACGTACCCTTTGGCTTGGTTTTAGGAGAAGATGGGAAAAAGGTTAAAACTCGCTCCGGTGATACCATCCGTCTCAGGGATCTCTTGGATGAGGCGATCGCTAGAGCACGTCAAGATCTAATTACGCGACTATCTCAAGAAGAGCGCACCGAAACCGAAGCTTTCATCACAGAAGTAGCCCAAGTAATTGGAATTAGCGCCGTAAAATACGCAGACTTGAGTCAAAATCGCACTAGTAACTACGTGTTTAGTTACGATAAAATGCTCGCTCTACAGGGTAATACAGCCCCCTATTTACTCTACGCTTACGTCAGGGTACAGGGAATTATCCGCAAAGGCAATATTGATTTTCAAGAAATAGAAAATAATCTGCAAATCCTTTTAGATAGTACTGCAGAACAAAGCTTAGCCAAGCATATCTTACAATTTAATGACCTAATCCAAGAGGTAGAAATTGAGTTATTACCCAATCGTTTGTCTCAGTACTTGTTTGAATTGAGTCAAAAATTTAACCAGTTTTACGATCAATGTCCTATTTTACAAGCAACAGAATCTCTTCGCATTTCTCGTTTGATTCTGGCAGAATTGACCGCTCGTACCTTAAAATTAGGTTTATCTCTACTTGGTATCTCAGTATTAAATAGACTATGA